A stretch of the Pelotomaculum isophthalicicum JI genome encodes the following:
- a CDS encoding CBS domain-containing protein, with amino-acid sequence MNDKQSLPGVQDVMTRDVISITSDLTVRQAKELMRDKGISGMPVVDRENALLGVISVADIIQAMENNNLNAFISEVMTVNPVFLHEQDTVGHALNACRRYGFGRFPVINEQSKVVGILTTSDIVTRLAQLLRIDQVDEPEEKKEPKDFTTQTYECSIQSMNFDLAGVAASNIKKMLTELGLEGTIIRRAAIAAYDAEMNVVIHAHEGKLSAKVTPHDITIIVEDSGPGIEDVSLAMQPGYSTASDRIREMGFGAGMGLPNIKKSADELAIESSPKGTTLVIKIFID; translated from the coding sequence ATGAATGACAAGCAGTCCTTGCCCGGGGTACAGGATGTTATGACTAGGGATGTTATCTCTATTACCTCCGATTTAACAGTCCGGCAGGCCAAAGAACTGATGCGCGATAAAGGCATTTCGGGTATGCCGGTTGTTGACCGGGAAAATGCTCTCTTAGGTGTTATTAGTGTGGCCGATATCATTCAAGCTATGGAAAATAACAATTTGAACGCTTTTATCTCGGAAGTTATGACCGTTAACCCCGTATTTTTACATGAGCAGGATACGGTCGGACATGCCTTAAATGCGTGCCGCCGTTATGGGTTTGGAAGATTTCCCGTTATTAATGAACAATCAAAGGTTGTGGGGATTTTAACGACCAGTGATATTGTAACCCGGTTGGCCCAGTTGTTAAGAATTGATCAGGTGGATGAACCTGAAGAAAAAAAAGAGCCCAAAGATTTTACGACACAAACATATGAATGCTCGATCCAGAGTATGAATTTTGACCTGGCAGGTGTAGCGGCCAGTAACATCAAAAAAATGCTTACTGAATTGGGATTGGAAGGTACAATTATCCGGCGCGCCGCAATCGCGGCTTATGACGCTGAAATGAATGTGGTGATTCATGCCCATGAGGGAAAGCTTTCAGCCAAGGTAACACCCCATGATATAACCATTATTGTTGAAGACAGCGGCCCGGGTATAGAAGATGTTTCTTTAGCCATGCAGCCGGGATATTCCACAGCTTCCGACCGGATTAGGGAAATGGGCTTCGGGGCGGGTATGGGACTGCCCAACATAAAAAAATCAGCTGACGAATTAGCTATAGAATCTTCTCCCAAAGGCACTACATTGGTGATAAAAATTTTCATTGACTGA
- a CDS encoding radical SAM protein yields MELSFEQGPIRPPSEAASLLLRLTRNCPWNKCAFCRSYKGATFSRRSVEEIKNDIDTVVKMCRSVQEISRKSGFGGLLNMDVMVKLYNTGDYQLFHVASWLYNGGKTVFLQDANSLVMKTDDVVEILRYLKESLPSVERVTTYARSSTLARKSVEELTALKQAGLSRIHVGMESGSDDVLKLINKGATAQQHIEAGRRVKESGISLSEYVILGMGGKRWSKEHALETARVLNMINPDFIRMRSLTVAEGTPLSQKARNGEFAEETEEEVVAGEKLLIERLDGIQSNLVSDHSMNLLEEVNGKLPEDKPAMIGIIDRFLALPEREKQNFILGKRWGVYRVLDDLRDASNHARVADALDKLEKEGKYHATLSYLKNQVI; encoded by the coding sequence ATGGAATTATCTTTTGAACAAGGCCCCATCAGACCTCCAAGCGAAGCGGCCAGTCTTTTGCTCAGGCTTACGCGCAACTGTCCATGGAACAAGTGCGCATTCTGCAGGTCTTACAAGGGGGCAACTTTTTCCAGGCGCAGTGTGGAAGAGATCAAAAATGACATCGACACGGTGGTTAAAATGTGCCGGTCGGTGCAGGAGATATCCCGGAAAAGCGGATTTGGCGGCTTGCTGAATATGGATGTGATGGTAAAGCTATATAATACTGGTGATTACCAATTGTTCCACGTCGCTTCCTGGCTGTATAACGGCGGTAAGACGGTTTTTCTGCAAGACGCCAATTCACTGGTCATGAAGACCGATGACGTGGTGGAAATCCTGAGATACTTAAAAGAAAGCCTGCCTTCAGTTGAACGTGTTACAACCTACGCCCGGTCGAGCACACTGGCGCGTAAGAGCGTTGAGGAACTGACGGCGCTGAAACAGGCCGGTTTATCCCGCATCCACGTGGGAATGGAGTCAGGGTCCGACGATGTTCTTAAACTAATCAATAAAGGCGCCACCGCGCAGCAGCATATTGAGGCCGGCAGGCGGGTGAAGGAATCAGGGATATCACTTTCAGAGTACGTTATTTTAGGGATGGGGGGCAAGCGGTGGTCTAAGGAACACGCGCTTGAAACGGCCAGGGTTCTGAACATGATCAACCCTGATTTTATCCGTATGCGCAGTCTGACAGTGGCTGAAGGCACACCGCTCAGCCAAAAAGCGCGAAACGGTGAATTCGCGGAAGAAACCGAGGAAGAAGTAGTCGCCGGCGAAAAGCTGCTCATTGAACGTCTCGACGGTATTCAAAGCAATCTGGTCAGCGACCATTCCATGAATTTGCTGGAAGAAGTCAACGGCAAACTGCCGGAAGATAAGCCGGCCATGATAGGAATAATTGACCGCTTTCTCGCCCTGCCGGAAAGGGAAAAACAAAATTTCATCCTGGGCAAGCGCTGGGGGGTTTACCGCGTGCTGGATGATCTGCGTGACGCGTCAAACCATGCCAGGGTTGCCGACGCCCTTGATAAACTGGAAAAAGAGGGTAAGTACCATGCCACCTTGTCTTACCTGAAAAACCAGGTAATCTAA
- a CDS encoding DUF7670 domain-containing protein: MVTVHIFQVKPMSNKLVWVSRVLAIIFILFISIFALDAFSDEVSFIDNLIGFLMHLIPTFIFLTALIIFWKYPQFSGLAFIILGMLFTFYFKTYRNIEYFLFLSIPQFVIGGLFIISHVLQRSKSS; the protein is encoded by the coding sequence ATGGTTACTGTACATATATTTCAGGTAAAACCAATGAGTAACAAACTTGTTTGGGTTTCAAGAGTGCTTGCGATTATATTTATACTATTTATATCAATTTTTGCCTTAGACGCGTTTTCAGATGAAGTATCATTTATTGATAACTTAATAGGTTTCTTAATGCATCTGATACCGACATTTATTTTTCTTACAGCTCTAATTATCTTCTGGAAATATCCTCAATTTAGCGGCTTAGCTTTTATTATACTTGGCATGTTATTCACATTTTATTTTAAGACCTATAGGAATATTGAATATTTTCTATTTCTTTCAATTCCACAATTTGTTATCGGCGGGTTGTTTATTATTTCTCATGTTTTACAGAGGAGTAAGTCATCCTAG
- a CDS encoding DUF3795 domain-containing protein, producing the protein MKIGVCGIACEKCPRMVKGMCPSGDEGCKPKDNKFCMISKCAFNKNVSLCFECPEFPCETTKKGPISYGYCTYISGKTNE; encoded by the coding sequence ATGAAAATAGGTGTATGTGGAATCGCTTGTGAAAAATGTCCGAGAATGGTAAAAGGTATGTGCCCTAGTGGTGATGAAGGCTGCAAGCCTAAAGATAACAAATTCTGCATGATTTCAAAATGCGCATTCAATAAAAACGTTTCGTTATGTTTCGAATGTCCTGAGTTTCCCTGCGAAACTACCAAAAAAGGCCCAATCAGTTATGGTTACTGTACATATATTTCAGGTAAAACCAATGAGTAA
- a CDS encoding CGGC domain-containing protein encodes MPRIGILTCWNCTQELNCASAVCLADMRKKRGFFEKYKDQETVLVGIISCAGCPTIGAPEKILKRVKSLASFKVDAIHLSYCMTSVCPFVNKYLDVIKEKYPDIEIVEGTHKPRDKTIFRGEVCELLSVRTKDMTDLILTHMSAKKPE; translated from the coding sequence ATGCCGAGGATAGGAATATTAACGTGTTGGAACTGCACCCAGGAACTAAATTGCGCTTCGGCGGTATGTCTTGCCGATATGCGTAAAAAGAGAGGTTTCTTTGAAAAATACAAGGATCAGGAAACTGTTCTTGTCGGTATAATATCTTGTGCCGGTTGTCCGACAATTGGAGCCCCTGAAAAAATCTTAAAACGAGTAAAATCCCTTGCCAGCTTTAAGGTTGATGCTATCCATCTCTCATATTGCATGACGTCTGTTTGCCCGTTCGTTAACAAGTATCTTGACGTTATTAAGGAGAAATATCCTGACATAGAAATTGTTGAAGGCACACATAAACCCCGTGATAAAACAATATTCCGGGGTGAGGTATGTGAATTATTGAGTGTTAGAACTAAAGATATGACAGATTTAATTTTAACTCATATGTCGGCTAAAAAGCCAGAATAG
- the gltX gene encoding glutamate--tRNA ligase, which translates to MSKIRVRFAPSPTGNLHIGGARTALFNWLFARHNGGVLVLRIDDTDTERSTEASRRQILSALKWLGIDWDEGPEVGGPYAPYYQSQRFDLYQKFTAQLMAEGKAYYCYCTPEELDLRRKEAVAAGKAPRYDGRCRCLTPDERSRLEAEGRKPVVRLQIPDSGETVVHDYFRGDVSFVNEFLDDFIIMKSNGVPTYNFATVVDDLEMKITHILRAEEHLSNTPRQVLVYQALDKPTPVFAHVPMILAPDRSKLSKRHGATSVEEFRDQGYLPEALVNYLALLGWSPGNDEEILSLEEMVRQFSLEHVGKNAAIYDLKKLTWLNGHYLNEADLGQVTDRVIPILKEQKLILEEFSHDFYLYVKNVVGTVRTRVKTINEVVDASTYFFDDDYTYDEKGVKKYFSKPGVAEVLYKAREVLEQLEPFNLETTENAYRKLTEELEIKTGDLFHPTRLALSGRTMTPGLFDIIVTMGKGKTLQRLDRAIAYIERLGADVV; encoded by the coding sequence ATGAGCAAGATACGAGTGAGATTCGCGCCCAGTCCCACCGGCAACTTGCATATCGGGGGAGCCAGGACCGCTCTCTTTAATTGGCTCTTTGCCCGGCATAACGGCGGCGTGCTGGTGCTGCGCATAGACGACACTGACACTGAACGCTCCACTGAAGCTTCGCGCCGGCAGATTCTATCCGCCCTCAAGTGGCTGGGGATCGACTGGGATGAAGGGCCGGAAGTGGGAGGTCCCTACGCGCCTTATTACCAGTCCCAACGCTTCGACCTTTACCAAAAATTCACCGCGCAGTTGATGGCCGAGGGGAAGGCTTACTACTGCTACTGCACGCCGGAAGAACTTGATTTGCGGAGAAAAGAGGCGGTGGCGGCGGGGAAAGCTCCGCGTTACGACGGACGCTGCCGCTGTTTGACCCCTGATGAGCGGAGCCGGTTGGAAGCCGAGGGGCGTAAACCCGTAGTTAGATTGCAAATTCCCGACAGCGGCGAGACAGTGGTTCACGACTACTTCAGGGGAGATGTCTCCTTTGTTAACGAGTTTCTCGATGACTTTATCATCATGAAGTCAAACGGCGTGCCCACTTACAACTTTGCCACAGTTGTGGATGACTTGGAGATGAAGATTACTCATATCCTGCGGGCTGAGGAGCATCTCTCCAATACCCCGCGGCAGGTCCTGGTCTACCAGGCTTTGGACAAGCCCACACCGGTCTTTGCTCATGTCCCCATGATTCTGGCTCCGGACAGGAGCAAGTTATCAAAGCGTCATGGCGCTACATCGGTGGAAGAGTTCAGGGATCAGGGCTATCTGCCCGAGGCCCTTGTCAACTACCTGGCCCTGCTCGGCTGGTCGCCCGGCAATGATGAGGAGATTCTGTCGTTGGAGGAGATGGTGCGGCAGTTCTCACTGGAACATGTGGGGAAGAACGCGGCTATCTATGATTTGAAAAAACTAACCTGGCTCAACGGCCATTACCTGAACGAAGCCGATCTGGGTCAGGTGACCGACCGTGTAATTCCTATACTTAAAGAGCAGAAGCTGATTCTGGAGGAGTTCTCCCATGACTTCTATCTGTATGTTAAAAATGTGGTAGGTACCGTGCGCACCAGGGTTAAAACCATCAACGAGGTCGTGGATGCCTCTACCTATTTCTTTGATGATGATTACACCTATGATGAGAAGGGAGTCAAGAAATATTTCAGCAAACCAGGTGTGGCGGAGGTGTTGTACAAAGCCCGTGAGGTCCTGGAGCAATTGGAACCCTTTAACCTGGAGACGACTGAGAATGCCTACCGGAAATTAACAGAGGAACTGGAGATTAAAACAGGAGATCTCTTTCACCCAACCAGGCTGGCCCTCTCTGGGCGGACTATGACACCCGGTCTTTTTGATATTATTGTTACTATGGGGAAAGGGAAAACACTACAGCGGCTGGACAGGGCGATCGCCTATATTGAGCGGCTGGGGGCTGATGTTGTATAG
- a CDS encoding MBL fold metallo-hydrolase, with the protein MKRISIAEGVEFLEAPQQESWLMNNGLLISGEEVIMIDGRFGEEETLAFIRENNVSRYFISHFHIDHASDAWRIAGETDCRPALNRTEYQYLQSSENMSRATGYGQAGVHKLVEEILMPRMGLQYVPSIGSYELAEIEAISKGQLLAVPAPGHSPGHYCLYAPQSNSLYTCDLGLDRFGPWYGFPHCNLNDFLTSIEKARELNAKQLFSSHRPVIREGTGEAIDRIKTIIEKRHEQVLNAWKKGRKTVKEIAQEGIFYQRTDTHGKRAVPVMCYWQESMVRCHLEYAGLHAEDSE; encoded by the coding sequence TTGAAAAGAATAAGCATAGCCGAAGGTGTTGAATTCCTGGAAGCGCCCCAGCAGGAATCATGGTTGATGAACAATGGTTTGTTGATTTCCGGTGAAGAAGTAATCATGATCGACGGCAGGTTTGGTGAAGAGGAAACTCTGGCGTTTATCCGGGAAAATAACGTAAGCCGCTATTTTATCTCTCATTTTCATATCGACCACGCCTCCGACGCCTGGCGGATCGCCGGCGAGACAGATTGCCGCCCGGCTTTGAACAGGACTGAATATCAATATCTTCAATCAAGTGAGAATATGTCGCGGGCAACGGGCTACGGCCAGGCGGGAGTGCACAAACTGGTTGAAGAGATTCTTATGCCGAGAATGGGTTTGCAGTATGTCCCCAGCATAGGTTCATATGAATTGGCGGAAATTGAGGCTATTTCAAAAGGACAGTTGCTTGCTGTTCCCGCTCCGGGACATTCGCCCGGCCATTATTGCCTTTACGCCCCCCAGAGCAATTCCCTTTATACCTGCGACCTGGGCCTGGACCGCTTTGGCCCCTGGTATGGCTTCCCACACTGCAACTTGAACGATTTCCTGACGTCAATTGAGAAAGCGCGCGAATTGAATGCCAAGCAGCTTTTTTCCAGCCACCGTCCGGTTATTCGTGAAGGAACGGGTGAGGCTATCGACAGGATTAAAACGATCATCGAAAAACGTCATGAGCAAGTATTAAACGCCTGGAAAAAAGGGAGAAAAACAGTAAAAGAAATCGCTCAGGAAGGGATCTTTTATCAGAGGACAGATACTCATGGAAAGCGAGCTGTTCCGGTAATGTGTTATTGGCAGGAGTCAATGGTAAGGTGCCACTTGGAGTACGCGGGACTACACGCCGAAGACAGTGAATAG
- a CDS encoding enoyl-CoA hydratase/isomerase family protein — protein sequence MFSNIIFKVNDGVANITLNRPDAMNALNYEIIAELTEVLKICQRDETVRALVIAGAGKAFCAGGDVKWMLSARDENWKSAFDSLVDNFNKVILLIRDIEKPVIAAVNGFASGAGFSLAMACDIRIISDKAKFNQAYVNLGLTPDGGSTYFLTLMLGAARVMDLVFTGRVIDAKEALSLGLASELIPAESFAERVEQWARQFAGGPSIAFKQAKTLINEAHRRTLEAQLDLERESIVGASLSNDFEEGLKAFSQKRKPVFKGN from the coding sequence TTGTTCAGCAACATTATTTTTAAAGTAAATGATGGTGTAGCCAACATTACCTTGAACAGGCCTGATGCCATGAACGCGTTAAACTATGAAATAATAGCGGAGTTGACCGAAGTCTTGAAGATCTGTCAAAGGGATGAAACAGTGCGTGCGCTGGTAATTGCCGGTGCCGGCAAGGCGTTTTGCGCCGGCGGCGACGTAAAATGGATGCTCTCCGCCCGTGATGAGAACTGGAAATCCGCTTTTGACAGTTTGGTTGACAATTTTAATAAGGTTATTCTATTGATTAGAGATATTGAAAAGCCGGTGATTGCCGCTGTGAACGGGTTTGCCAGCGGGGCCGGATTCAGCCTGGCGATGGCCTGCGATATCCGGATTATCAGTGATAAGGCTAAATTCAACCAGGCTTATGTCAACCTGGGGTTGACCCCTGATGGCGGTTCCACCTATTTCCTGACATTAATGCTGGGAGCCGCCCGGGTTATGGATCTAGTTTTTACCGGCAGGGTGATTGATGCGAAAGAGGCGCTGTCTTTGGGCCTGGCCAGTGAGTTGATCCCGGCTGAATCTTTTGCGGAAAGAGTGGAACAGTGGGCGAGACAATTCGCCGGTGGCCCTTCAATAGCGTTTAAACAGGCGAAAACGCTGATTAACGAAGCCCACAGGCGGACTCTGGAGGCGCAGCTTGACCTTGAGCGGGAGTCCATTGTCGGCGCGAGTTTAAGCAACGACTTTGAGGAAGGGCTGAAGGCTTTCTCGCAAAAAAGAAAGCCTGTCTTTAAGGGGAATTAA
- a CDS encoding glutamate-5-semialdehyde dehydrogenase codes for MEINEIARQVKEASIKMAAMSADLKNRALEQIAGSLIDRQSEIIKANDEDLNRSAKENLPEPLLKRLKFDETKIADVVDGINSLINLPDPVGKTLLATELDEGLELYKTTCPIGVIGVIFESRPDALVQISTLCLKSGNCVLLKGGSEAKETNRVLADIIIEATKEAGIPADWLKLLETRAEVDEMLKLDEHIDLIIPRGSNDFVRYIMDHSSIPVMGHADGICHCYVDEDADLEMAVRIVDDSKTQYVAVCNATETLLVHEKAAPGFLPLLKEALEKKDVAISGCPRTMEIIPVSLATEEDWGTEYLDYKLSIKIVKDIDEAINHINHYGSGHTDSVITGSKEKAARFMALVDSGNVFWNCSTRFSDGFRYGFGAEVGISTSKIHARGPVGLEGLVIYKYNLIGNGHIVAEYANRDKTFKHKKMNKEFPL; via the coding sequence ATGGAAATCAATGAAATTGCCCGCCAGGTAAAAGAAGCGTCCATAAAGATGGCTGCAATGAGCGCTGACTTGAAAAACCGGGCTTTAGAGCAAATAGCCGGGTCGTTGATTGACCGGCAGTCTGAAATCATTAAAGCAAATGATGAAGACTTAAACAGGAGCGCAAAGGAGAACCTGCCTGAGCCCCTGTTGAAAAGGTTGAAGTTTGACGAAACAAAGATAGCCGATGTGGTCGATGGGATTAACAGCTTGATAAACCTGCCAGACCCGGTCGGCAAGACACTGCTTGCGACTGAATTGGACGAGGGTTTGGAGCTTTATAAAACCACCTGCCCGATCGGTGTCATTGGTGTGATATTTGAGTCCAGGCCCGACGCCCTGGTGCAGATTTCCACTCTGTGCCTGAAAAGCGGCAACTGCGTGCTGTTAAAAGGCGGCTCCGAGGCGAAAGAAACCAACCGCGTTCTGGCGGATATCATTATCGAGGCGACTAAAGAAGCGGGAATTCCGGCTGACTGGCTGAAGCTCCTGGAAACCAGGGCGGAAGTCGATGAAATGTTAAAGCTGGATGAGCATATTGACCTGATCATTCCCAGAGGTTCGAACGATTTTGTCAGGTATATCATGGACCACTCAAGCATCCCGGTAATGGGGCACGCGGACGGCATATGTCACTGTTACGTCGATGAGGATGCCGACCTGGAAATGGCGGTAAGGATTGTGGATGATTCCAAAACCCAGTATGTCGCCGTGTGCAATGCCACGGAGACGTTGCTGGTGCACGAAAAAGCCGCTCCCGGGTTTTTGCCCTTGCTGAAAGAAGCCCTGGAAAAGAAAGATGTCGCGATTTCCGGCTGCCCCAGGACGATGGAAATAATTCCGGTGTCTTTAGCCACGGAAGAAGACTGGGGGACGGAATACCTGGATTACAAGCTGTCAATTAAAATAGTGAAAGACATTGATGAAGCGATAAATCATATCAATCATTACGGCTCCGGCCATACGGACAGCGTTATTACCGGCAGCAAAGAGAAAGCGGCCAGGTTTATGGCTCTGGTGGATTCGGGGAATGTGTTCTGGAATTGTTCCACGCGCTTTAGCGACGGTTTTCGCTATGGTTTTGGCGCGGAAGTGGGAATCAGTACAAGCAAGATCCACGCCAGAGGCCCGGTGGGTCTGGAAGGACTGGTTATTTACAAATATAATTTAATAGGAAATGGCCACATTGTGGCGGAATACGCGAACAGGGACAAAACATTCAAGCATAAAAAAATGAATAAGGAGTTTCCTTTATAA